The proteins below are encoded in one region of Apium graveolens cultivar Ventura chromosome 4, ASM990537v1, whole genome shotgun sequence:
- the LOC141719942 gene encoding uncharacterized protein LOC141719942, whose protein sequence is MLSLLISGPNQPGNDIDVYLQPLIEDLQKLWHGKQVYDAFKKESFILRGILLWTISDYPALGNLSGNIIKGYNACVVCVDKTKATRLATYKKTVVMRHRRWLPRNHPYRRQKSAFDNTMEKLSEPIPLTGEEVLERVLPLADHVYGKTQNQPRWKKGEPRPIWKKMSIFFQLEYWKFFPVRHTLDVMHIEKNICEALTGTLLNIPGKTKDRESVRINMAEMGIRMELRPKNSGKKRRYSINGHSATCWNEISRLSYNVASLAPHRTSVSTSKTGQVHYYQVLPFFKAICSKVIEVDKLEKMQSQLVETLCQLEKHFPPSLFDVMIHLSVHLVREVELCGPIFLRWMYPFERYMKTFKGYVQNRAHPEGCIAEAYIAEEAVECLVNFEEPTVGLSGRDKNKEKYRPLSGATMIKPSIKDLHQAHLCFLQNSNELTPYFNEHMAFLVARYPLHENDEEWLKNKQNETFPNWFQKKISSELLDVKSMVSKEVMWLAEGPNKHVPTFSGYKVNGVTYSTKDRDDTRQVQCSGVCVHADTMLVQDKDKNIEHISHTFYGVITSIWELDYNHFRVPIFRCNWVDMNKGVKIDDLGYTVVNLHKLGFLNDPFVLGKHVKQVCYIDDPLEKFWSVVLKLPNKFDDQSDDENEGSVEIELENEVDVTMFPTVDEVEEENSSYMREEEEMIQLP, encoded by the exons ATGCTAAGTCTATTGATATCTGGACCAAATCAGCCTGGAAATGATATTGATGTATACCTTCAACCACTTATAGAAGATTTGCAGAAATTGTGGCATGGGAAACAAGTTTATGATGCATTTAAGAAAGAGTCTTTCATACTAAGAGGAATTTTATTGTGGACAATTAGTGATTATCCAGCCTTAGGAAACTTGTCGGGTAACATCATTAAAGGATATAATGCTTGTGTAGTTTGTGTTGATAAAACAAAAGCTACCAGGTTGGCTACTTACAAAAAGACGGTGGTTATGAGACATCGTAGATGGCTGCCCAGAAATCATCCATATCGAAGGCAAAAATCAGCCTTTGATAACACCATGGAGAAGTTATCAGAACCTATTCCTTTAACTGGAGAGGAGGTGTTAGAAAGGGTACTACCACTAGCGGACCATGTTTATGGTAAGACACAAAACCAACCTCGGTGGAAAAAAGGGGAACCTCGACCAATTTGGAAAAAGATGTCTATATTTTTTCAGCTTGAGTACTGGAAGTTTTTTCCAGTTCGCCATACCCTCGATGTGATGCatatagaaaaaaatatatgCGAGGCTTTAACCGGTACATTGCTAAATATTCCCGGGAAGACAAAAGATAGAGAATCTGTTCGTATTAATATGGCTGAAATGGGAATAAGAATGGAGCTGAGACCAAAAAATTCTGGAAAAAAGAGAA GGTATAGTATCAATGGACACTCTGCGACTTGTTGGAATGAAATCTCACGACTGTCATACAATGTTGCATCACTTGCTCCCCATCGCACTTCGGTCAGTACTTCAAAAACAGGTCAGGTGCACTATTATCAGGTTTTGCCTTTTTTCAAGGCAATTTGTAGTAAAGTCATTGAGGTCGATAAATTAGAAAAAATGCAGTCTCAATTGGTGGAGACCTTATGCCAGCTAGAAAAGCACTTCCCCCCTTCCTTGTTTGATGTAATGATCCATCTCTCAGTTCATCTTGTAAGAGAAGTTGAGCTTTGTGGTCCTATCTTCCTACGTTGGATGTATCCTTTCGAGAGATATATGAAGACGTTCAAGGGATATGTTCAAAACAGGGCTCATCCGGAAGGTTGCATCGCTGAGGCCTATATTGCAGAAGAGGCGGTTGAGTGTTTAGTTAATTTTGAAGAACCAACAGTTGGGTTATCGGGAAGGGATAAGAACAAGGAGAAATACAGACCCCTATCTGGTGCAACAATGATAAAGCCAAGCATCAAGGATTTGCACCAAGCACATCTGTGTTTTCTTCAAAACAGTAATGAATTGACCCCATATTTCAA TGAACATATGGCCTTCTTGGTGGCAAGATATCCATTACATGAAAATGATGAAGAATGGCTTAAGAACAAGCAAAATGAAACATTCCCTAATTGGTTTCAAAAGAAG ATTTCGTCAGAATTGCTTGATGTGAAAAGTATGGTATCTAAGGAGGTAATGTGGCTTGCAGAAGGGCCTAACAAGCATGTCCCTACATTCAGTGGCTACAAAGTCAATGGTGTTACCTACAGCACAAAAGATCGTGATGATACGCGACAAGTTCAATGCAGCGGTGTTTGTGTTCATGCTGATACAATGCTCGTGCAGGATAAGGATAAGAACATTGAGCATATTTCACATACATTTTATGGAGTAATCACAAGTATTTGGGAGTTGGATTATAACCATTTTCGAGTCCCTATCTTTCGGTGCAATTGGGTAGATATGAACAAAGGGGTTAAGATAGATGATTTAGGATATACAGTTGTTAATTTACACAAGTTAGGTTTTCTGAACGACCCTTTTGTGTTAGGTAAACATGTCAAGCAAGTTTGTTACATTGACGACCCTCTTGAAAAATTCTGGTCAGTTGTATTAAAATTACCAAACAAGTTCGATGATCAAAGTGACGATGAAAATGAGGGATCCGTAGAAATTGAACTTGAAAATGAGGTAGATGTCACCATGTTCCCAACTGTTGATGAAGTCGAGGAAGAAAATAGCAGTTACATGCGGGAGGAAGAAGAGATGATTCAACTTCCATAA
- the LOC141719943 gene encoding uncharacterized protein LOC141719943 produces MDRSWLKADRRTQEFKLGVDELLNFAFLNGFKENKISCPCLRCAHSKSWNAQTVKDHLYQYGIDQTYTCWIWHGESNYVQSHVVSEQETSESSVDPTNMRMRQDIGDDEDILLDSSDFMNHVQGENEPLYPRCESFTKMRALVKLYNLKAKHGISDKCFSDVLLLLASMLPEGNSMPSSFGEAKKTLCTLGMDYEKIHACPNDCLLYRGERDEDETICRICGASDGTQIAKDMTWHKTERQNDGKIRHPADSKTWKDVDQRWPEFAAEARNLRLALSSDGFNPFHGPGSDHSTWPVLLSIYNLPPWL; encoded by the exons ATGGATAGATCTTGGTTGAAAGCAGATAGAAGAACACAAGAATTTAAACTTGGAGTGGATGAATTGTTAAAttttgcatttctgaatgggtttaaagaaaataaaattagTTGTCCATGCTTAAGATGCGCTCATAGTAAATCTTGGAATGCTCAGACTGTTAAGGATCATCTTTATCAATATGGTATTGATCAAACCTATACGTGTTGGATATGGCATGGAGAGTCAAATTATGTACAGAGTCATGTAGTTTCTGAACAGGAAACTTCAGAATCATCCGTTGATCCTACAAACATGAGAATGAGGCAGGATATTGGCGATGATGAGGATATTTTGTTAGATTCTTCTGATTTTATGAATCATGTTCAAGGTGAAAATGAACCACTTTATCCTAGATGCGAGAGTTTTACAAAAATGAGAGCTTTAGTCAAGTTGTATAATTTAAAAGCAAAACATGGTATTTCTGATAAATGCTTTTCCGATGTCCTTCTTTTGCTTGCATCAATGCTTCCGGAAGGCAACAGTATGCCTTCATCTTTTGGTGAAGCCAAGAAAACTTTATGTACTTTAGGCATGGATTATGAAAAAATACATGCGTGTCCGAATGATTGTCTCTTATACCGCGGTGAGAGGGACGAAGATGAGACGATTTGCCGAATATGTGGGGCATCTGATGGAA CTCAGATTGCAAAGGACATGACTTGGCATAAAACCGAGCGACAAAATGATGGTAAAATTAGACATCCGGCTGACTCAAAGACATGGAAGGATGTCGATCAAAGGTGGCCTGAGTTTGCTGCAGAGGCTAGGAACCTTCGGTTAGCTTTATCCTCCGATGGATTTAATCCTTTCCATGGACCAGGAAGTGATCACTCAACATGGCCTGTGTTGCTTTCAATTTACAacctcccaccttggctttga